In Microcebus murinus isolate Inina chromosome 20, M.murinus_Inina_mat1.0, whole genome shotgun sequence, the following are encoded in one genomic region:
- the RIPOR1 gene encoding rho family-interacting cell polarization regulator 1 isoform X1 has translation MSAKKRGSPARTHSMMSLSVRPQRRLLSARVSRSQSFAGVLGSHERGPRSLPVFSPPGPPRKPPALSRVSRMFSVAHPASKVPQPERLDLVYAALKQGLTAYLEVHQQEQEKLQVQIRESKRNSRLGFLYDLDKQVKSIDRFLRRLEFHASKIDELYEAYCVQRRLRDGAYNMVRAYSTGSPGSREARDSLAEATRGHREYTESMCLLESELEAQLGEFHLRMKGLAGFARLCVGDQYEICMKYGRQRWKLRGRIEGSGKQVWDSEETVFLPLLTEFLSIKVTELKGLTNHVVVGSVSCETKDLFAALPQVVAVDINDLGTIKLSLEVTWSPFDKDDQPSAASTVNKASTVTKRFSTYSQSPPDTPSLREQAFYNMLRRQEELENGTAWSLSSESSDDSSSPQLSGTARHSSAPRPLVQQPEPLPIQVAFRRPEMPSSRPLNEEGAMAPALANGHTPYSRTLSHISEASVDAALAEASLEAVGTETLAWGPDPTRGEHPSHVPPALDPGHSATSPTLGTTGPVSKSTDPARSTLVDSVQKATDSGPSELSGPTHSTTNSTSSAISPTHSAPSLIHTTTGSTHKPMISTLTTIVPIPTVTGPVQTTTSPTHTTATPTHTTVSPTYTTTSPTYTTSSPTHTMASPTHTTASPTQITASPTHTTAVPSHTTTSPTHKVRMSTQTSANPTPDAKGLVQTTASPTHPVTSPILVTASPSTSLDLATLPSPSSHSDPTLPGTSPLPCSPPASTPCIQPDPRAPSTSHPSPACSSWKPLTSPAPDLPEPIVQRLTPPASPVAPAPQHSDPTLAMAAQAPVPGAAGGAGDRRLEEALGALTAALDDYRGQFPELQGLEQEVTRLESLLMQRQGLTRSRASSLSITVEHALESFSFLNEDEDEDNDGPGDRPLSSPEAVAEDSLDSPSARPLSTGCPALDVALVQHLYHCSRLLLKLGTFGPLRCQEAWALERLLREARVLEAVCELSRLWEIPVTSAQEVVQFSASRPGFLTFWDQCTEGLSPFLCPVERVLLTFCNQYGARLSLRQPGLAEAVCVKLLEDALGQKLPRRPQPGPGEHLTIFQFWSYVETLDSPSMEAYVTETAEEVLLVQNLNSDDQAVVLKALRLAPEGRLRRDGLRALSSLLVHGNNKVMAAVSTQLRSLSLGPAFRERALLCFLDQLEDEDVQTRVAGCLALGCIKAPEGIEPLVYLCQTDTEAVREAARQSLQQCGEEGQSAHRRLEESLDALPRIFGPGSMASTAF, from the exons ATGAGCGCCAAGAAGAGAG GGAGCCCCGCGCGGACTCATTCCATGATGTCCTTGTCGGTGCGGCCGCAGCGCCGCCTGCTCAGCGCCCGGGTCAGTAGGAGCCAGTCCTTCGCAGGCGTCCTCGGCAGCCACGAGCGGGGGCCCAG GAGTTTACCGGTCTTCAGCCCGCCAGGGCCCCCACGGAAGCCCCCAGCGCTCTCCCGAGTGTCCAGGATGTTTTCCGTGGCTCACCCAGCCTCCAAGGTGCCGCAGCCTGAGCGGCTGGACCTAGTGTATGCTGCGCTTAAGCAGGGCCTGAC GGCCTACCTGGAAGTACACCAACAGGAGCAGGAGAAACTCCAGGTGCAGATAAGGGAGTCCAAAAGGAATTCCCGCCTG GGCTTCCTGTATGACCTGGACAAG CAAGTCAAGTCCATTGACCGTTTCCTGCGACGACTGGAGTTCCATGCCAGCAAG ATCGACGAGCTGTATGAGGCATACTGTGTCCAGCGGCGTCTCCGGGATGGTGCTTACAACATGGTCCGTGCCTATAGCACCGGGTCCCCAGGGAGCCGAGAGGCCCGGGACAGCTTGGCCGAGGCCACTCGGGGGCATCGCGAGTACACGGAG AGCATGTGTCTGCTGGAGAGTGAGCTGGAGGCACAACTGGGCGAGTTTCATCTTCGAATGAAAG GGCTGGCCGGCTTCGCCAGGCTGTGTGTGGGCGATCAGTATGAG ATCTGCATGAAATACGGGCGTCAGCGCTGGAAACTACGGGGCCGCATTGAGGGTAGTGGGAAGCAGGTGTGGGACAGTGAAGAAACCGTCTTTCTTCCTCTGCTCACGGAATTCCTGTCCATCAAG GTGACAGAACTGAAGGGCCTGACCAACCATGTGGTTGTGGGCAGTGTCTCCTGCGAGACCAAGGACCTGTTCGCTGCCCTGCCCCAGGTTGTGGCTGTGGACATCAATGACCTCGGCACCATCAAGCTTAGCCTGGAAGTCACATGGAG CCCCTTCGACAAGGATGACCAGCCTTCGGCGGCTTCTACTGTCAACAAGGCCTCCACAGTCACCAAGCGCTTCTCCACCTACAGCCAGAGCCCACCAGACACCCCCTCGCTTCGGGAGCAGGCTTTCTAT AACATGCTGCGGCGGCAAGAGGAGCTGGAGAACGGCACAGCATGGTCCTTGTCTTCCGAATCTTCAGACGACTCATCCAGCCCACAGCTCTCAGGCACTGCCCGCCACTCGTCAGCCCCCAGGCCTCTGGTGCAGCAGCCTGAGCCCCTGCCCATCCAAGTTGCCTTCCGTAGGCCTGAAATGCCCAGCTCTAGGCCCTTGAATGAGGAGGGGGCCatggccccagccctggcaaaTGGGCATACGCCCTACAGCCGGACTCTGAGCCACATCAGTGAGGCCAGTGTGGATGCTGCCTTGGCCGAGGCTTCATTGGAGGCTGTGGGCACAGAAACCCTAGCATGGGGACCAGATCCCACCCGTGGGGAGCACCCCAGTCATGTTCCTCCTGCCCTAGACCCTGGCCATTCTGCCACAAGCCCTACCCTTGGTACAacaggccctgtctccaaatctACAGACCCTGCCCGATCTACACTCGTAGATTCAGTTCAGAAGGCCACAGACTCTGGCCCTTCGGAACTGTCAGGCCCCACCCACAGCACTACAAACTCCACCTCTAGTGCCATAAGCCCTACCCATAGTGCGCCAAGTCTCATTCACACTACTACTGGCTCCACCCACAAACCCATGATCTCTACCCTCACTACTATAGTCCCTATCCCTACTGTCACAGGCCCAGTCCAGACCACCACAAGCCCCACCCATACCACTGCAACCCCTACTCACACTACTGTAAGCCCCACCTATACCACCACAAGCCCCACCTATACCACTTCAAGCCCCACCCACACCATGGCAAGCCCCACCCACACTACTGCAAGCCCCACCCAAATCACTGCAAGCCCCACCCATACCACTGCAGTCCCTAGCCACACTACCACAAGCCCTACCCACAAAGTCAGGATGTCAACTCAGACTAGTGCAAATCCTACCCCTGATGCTAAAGGCCTAGTCCAGACCACCGCAAGCCCCACCCACCCTGTCACAAGCCCCATCCTTGTAACTGCCAGCCCTTCCACTTCTCTAGACCTTGctaccctccccagcccctcttcaCACTCAGACCCCACCCTCCCAGGCACCAGCCCCCTGCCCTGTAGCCCCCCAGCCTCTACTCCCTGCATTCAGCCAGATCCCAGAGCCCCCAGCACCTCCCACCCAAGTCCTGCCTGTTCCAGTTGGAAACCCCTCACAAGCCCTGCCCCAGACCTCCCAGAGCCCATCGTTCAGAGGCTAACGCCCCCTGCCTCCCCTGTAGCCCCTGCACCCCAGCATTCAGACCCCACTCTGGCTATGGCTGCCCAGGCCCCAGTCCCAGGGGCAgccggaggggctggggacaggaggctggaggaggcacTGGGGGCCCTGACGGCTGCTCTGGATGACTATCGTGGCCAGTTCCCTGAACTGCAGGGCCTGGAGCAAGAGGTGACCCGCCTGGAGAGTCTGCTCATG CAGAGACAAGGCCTGACTCGCAGCCGGGCCTCTAGTCTTAGCATCACCGTGGAGCATGCCTTGGAGAGCTTCAGCTTCCtcaatgaagatgaagatgaagataaTGATGGTCCTGGAGACAG GCCCCTGAGCAGCCCAGAGGCTGTGGCAGAGGACAGCCTAGACTCACCCAGTGCCCGCCCACTCAGCACGGGGTGTCCAGCTCTGGACGTTGCCTTGGTCCAGCACCTGTACCACTGCAGTCGCCTCCTGCTG AAACTAGGCACATTTGGGCCCCTGCGCTGCCAGGAGGCATGGGCCCTGGAGCGGCTGCTGCGGGAAGCCCGAGTGCTTGAGGCAGTGTGCGAGCTCAGCAGGCTATGGGAGATCCCTGTCACCTCTGCCCAGGAAG TGGTGCAGTTCTCGGCCTCTCGACCCGGCTTCCTGACCTTCTGGGACCAGTGCACAGAGGGACTcagccccttcctctgccccGTGGAGCGGGTACTTCTCACCTTCTGCAACCAGTACGGTGCCCGTCTATCCCTGCGCCAGCCAGGCTTAGCCGAGGCTG TGTGCGTGAAGCTCCTGGAGGATGCCCTGGGGCAGAAGCTGCCCAGGAGGCCTCAGCCAGGCCCTGGAGAGCACCTCACCATCTTCCAGTTCTGGAGTTACGTTGAAACCCTGGACAGCCCCTCCATGGAGGCCTACGTGACTGAGACTGCTGAGGAGG TGCTCCTGGTGCAAAATCTGAACTCAGATGACCAGGCTGTCGTGCTGAAGGCCCTGAGGTTGGCACCTGAGGGGCGGCTGCGAAGGGATGGGCTTCGGGCTCTCAGCTCCCTGCTCGTCCATGGCAACAACAAGGTCATGGCTGCTGTCAGCACCCAGCTCCGGAGCCTgtcactgggccctgccttccGGGAGAGG gccctcctgTGCTTCCTGGACCAGCTTGAGGATGAGGATGTGCAGACTCGAGTGGCTGGCTGCCTGGCCTTGGGCTGTATCAAG GCTCCCGAGGGCATTGAGCCCCTGGTGTACCTGTGCCAAACAGACACAGAAGCAGTGAGGGAGGCTGCCCGGCAGAGCCTGCAGCAGTGTG GTGAAGAGGGACAGTCTGCCCACCGACGGCTGGAGGAGTCACTGGATGCCCTACCCCGCATCTTTGGGCCCGGCAGCATGGCCAGCACAGCATTCTAA
- the RIPOR1 gene encoding rho family-interacting cell polarization regulator 1 isoform X5, translated as MSAKKRGSPARTHSMMSLSVRPQRRLLSARVSRSQSFAGVLGSHERGPRSLPVFSPPGPPRKPPALSRVSRMFSVAHPASKVPQPERLDLVYAALKQGLTAYLEVHQQEQEKLQVQIRESKRNSRLGFLYDLDKQVKSIDRFLRRLEFHASKIDELYEAYCVQRRLRDGAYNMVRAYSTGSPGSREARDSLAEATRGHREYTESMCLLESELEAQLGEFHLRMKGLAGFARLCVGDQYEICMKYGRQRWKLRGRIEGSGKQVWDSEETVFLPLLTEFLSIKVTELKGLTNHVVVGSVSCETKDLFAALPQVVAVDINDLGTIKLSLEVTWSPFDKDDQPSAASTVNKASTVTKRFSTYSQSPPDTPSLREQAFYNMLRRQEELENGTAWSLSSESSDDSSSPQLSGTARHSSAPRPLVQQPEPLPIQVAFRRPEMPSSRPLNEEGAMAPALANGHTPYSRTLSHISEASVDAALAEASLEAVGTETLAWGPDPTRGEHPSHVPPALDPGHSATSPTLGTTGPVSKSTDPARSTLVDSVQKATDSGPSELSGPTHSTTNSTSSAISPTHSAPSLIHTTTGSTHKPMISTLTTIVPIPTVTGPVQTTTSPTHTTATPTHTTVSPTYTTTSPTYTTSSPTHTMASPTHTTASPTQITASPTHTTAVPSHTTTSPTHKVRMSTQTSANPTPDAKGLVQTTASPTHPVTSPILVTASPSTSLDLATLPSPSSHSDPTLPGTSPLPCSPPASTPCIQPDPRAPSTSHPSPACSSWKPLTSPAPDLPEPIVQRLTPPASPVAPAPQHSDPTLAMAAQAPVPGAAGGAGDRRLEEALGALTAALDDYRGQFPELQGLEQEVTRLESLLMQRQGLTRSRASSLSITVEHALESFSFLNEDEDEDNDGPGDSVSDCPSSHLCNVCLPCRPPSACEPPARPLPFGLTLNPPHEGALSVSPYAPWAPLHQSPLFRPQFSRRRQSLLPLLLPPRSRTSAMCPLQSTFPRPSCLQPYSRTSQLQLPRWS; from the exons ATGAGCGCCAAGAAGAGAG GGAGCCCCGCGCGGACTCATTCCATGATGTCCTTGTCGGTGCGGCCGCAGCGCCGCCTGCTCAGCGCCCGGGTCAGTAGGAGCCAGTCCTTCGCAGGCGTCCTCGGCAGCCACGAGCGGGGGCCCAG GAGTTTACCGGTCTTCAGCCCGCCAGGGCCCCCACGGAAGCCCCCAGCGCTCTCCCGAGTGTCCAGGATGTTTTCCGTGGCTCACCCAGCCTCCAAGGTGCCGCAGCCTGAGCGGCTGGACCTAGTGTATGCTGCGCTTAAGCAGGGCCTGAC GGCCTACCTGGAAGTACACCAACAGGAGCAGGAGAAACTCCAGGTGCAGATAAGGGAGTCCAAAAGGAATTCCCGCCTG GGCTTCCTGTATGACCTGGACAAG CAAGTCAAGTCCATTGACCGTTTCCTGCGACGACTGGAGTTCCATGCCAGCAAG ATCGACGAGCTGTATGAGGCATACTGTGTCCAGCGGCGTCTCCGGGATGGTGCTTACAACATGGTCCGTGCCTATAGCACCGGGTCCCCAGGGAGCCGAGAGGCCCGGGACAGCTTGGCCGAGGCCACTCGGGGGCATCGCGAGTACACGGAG AGCATGTGTCTGCTGGAGAGTGAGCTGGAGGCACAACTGGGCGAGTTTCATCTTCGAATGAAAG GGCTGGCCGGCTTCGCCAGGCTGTGTGTGGGCGATCAGTATGAG ATCTGCATGAAATACGGGCGTCAGCGCTGGAAACTACGGGGCCGCATTGAGGGTAGTGGGAAGCAGGTGTGGGACAGTGAAGAAACCGTCTTTCTTCCTCTGCTCACGGAATTCCTGTCCATCAAG GTGACAGAACTGAAGGGCCTGACCAACCATGTGGTTGTGGGCAGTGTCTCCTGCGAGACCAAGGACCTGTTCGCTGCCCTGCCCCAGGTTGTGGCTGTGGACATCAATGACCTCGGCACCATCAAGCTTAGCCTGGAAGTCACATGGAG CCCCTTCGACAAGGATGACCAGCCTTCGGCGGCTTCTACTGTCAACAAGGCCTCCACAGTCACCAAGCGCTTCTCCACCTACAGCCAGAGCCCACCAGACACCCCCTCGCTTCGGGAGCAGGCTTTCTAT AACATGCTGCGGCGGCAAGAGGAGCTGGAGAACGGCACAGCATGGTCCTTGTCTTCCGAATCTTCAGACGACTCATCCAGCCCACAGCTCTCAGGCACTGCCCGCCACTCGTCAGCCCCCAGGCCTCTGGTGCAGCAGCCTGAGCCCCTGCCCATCCAAGTTGCCTTCCGTAGGCCTGAAATGCCCAGCTCTAGGCCCTTGAATGAGGAGGGGGCCatggccccagccctggcaaaTGGGCATACGCCCTACAGCCGGACTCTGAGCCACATCAGTGAGGCCAGTGTGGATGCTGCCTTGGCCGAGGCTTCATTGGAGGCTGTGGGCACAGAAACCCTAGCATGGGGACCAGATCCCACCCGTGGGGAGCACCCCAGTCATGTTCCTCCTGCCCTAGACCCTGGCCATTCTGCCACAAGCCCTACCCTTGGTACAacaggccctgtctccaaatctACAGACCCTGCCCGATCTACACTCGTAGATTCAGTTCAGAAGGCCACAGACTCTGGCCCTTCGGAACTGTCAGGCCCCACCCACAGCACTACAAACTCCACCTCTAGTGCCATAAGCCCTACCCATAGTGCGCCAAGTCTCATTCACACTACTACTGGCTCCACCCACAAACCCATGATCTCTACCCTCACTACTATAGTCCCTATCCCTACTGTCACAGGCCCAGTCCAGACCACCACAAGCCCCACCCATACCACTGCAACCCCTACTCACACTACTGTAAGCCCCACCTATACCACCACAAGCCCCACCTATACCACTTCAAGCCCCACCCACACCATGGCAAGCCCCACCCACACTACTGCAAGCCCCACCCAAATCACTGCAAGCCCCACCCATACCACTGCAGTCCCTAGCCACACTACCACAAGCCCTACCCACAAAGTCAGGATGTCAACTCAGACTAGTGCAAATCCTACCCCTGATGCTAAAGGCCTAGTCCAGACCACCGCAAGCCCCACCCACCCTGTCACAAGCCCCATCCTTGTAACTGCCAGCCCTTCCACTTCTCTAGACCTTGctaccctccccagcccctcttcaCACTCAGACCCCACCCTCCCAGGCACCAGCCCCCTGCCCTGTAGCCCCCCAGCCTCTACTCCCTGCATTCAGCCAGATCCCAGAGCCCCCAGCACCTCCCACCCAAGTCCTGCCTGTTCCAGTTGGAAACCCCTCACAAGCCCTGCCCCAGACCTCCCAGAGCCCATCGTTCAGAGGCTAACGCCCCCTGCCTCCCCTGTAGCCCCTGCACCCCAGCATTCAGACCCCACTCTGGCTATGGCTGCCCAGGCCCCAGTCCCAGGGGCAgccggaggggctggggacaggaggctggaggaggcacTGGGGGCCCTGACGGCTGCTCTGGATGACTATCGTGGCCAGTTCCCTGAACTGCAGGGCCTGGAGCAAGAGGTGACCCGCCTGGAGAGTCTGCTCATG CAGAGACAAGGCCTGACTCGCAGCCGGGCCTCTAGTCTTAGCATCACCGTGGAGCATGCCTTGGAGAGCTTCAGCTTCCtcaatgaagatgaagatgaagataaTGATGGTCCTGGAGACAG TGTTTCTGACTGCCCTTCTTCTCATCTCTGCAATGTCTGCCTCCCCTGCCGGCCCCCATCAGCTTGTGAGCCTCCAGCCCGTCCTCTTCCCTTTGGCCTCACCTTGAACCCACCCCATGAAGGAGCTCTTTCAGTGTCTCCGTATGCACCCTGGGCTCCCCTGCACCAGTCCCCTCTGTTTCGACCCCAGTTTTCCCGGAGGCGCCAGTCCCTGCTCCCTCTGCTGCTGCCGCCCAGGTCACGGACCAGTGCCATGTGCCCCTTGCAGTCCACTTTTCCTAGACCATCCTGCCTGCAACCCTACTCCCGCACATCCCAGCTCCAGCTGCCCCGGTGGTCCTAG